agcccacaaaataattataatgtaataaaaacGCCACCAGTTGCACTCTGAAACGCCAAAAGGTTTTGATACTTAGAGGAAAGGTcgaatttgaaaatattttgagtgCTAAATAGaacttttggcttttttaagaGCCGTTGCAAGTATGTCACCATGGAAATCGTGACGTAACCCGATAGTGGGAAGGGAACACATTGGTGCGATACCGGAAGTACGCCATGTAAAACTAGTCAACAGTTTGCTGAGGTAGAGTTGACAACAAAGTCGTTTTAAAGTCGACAACATCAAAATGGGGACTACAGCAAGTCAACTTGGGAAGGATTTACTTTCGGAATACCAAGTAAGTACCCGGAGCGCCACCCGAAAGCAGCGTATATCATTACGCTTATAAAGTTTGCCGAGTATCTAAAACTGGGAGCAGTTGTTACGACCCGTAACTGCCAATGATAACATTGTAGCTATTTTCTAATTAAAGCATGATAAGCCTCGATCAGCTTAATGTGTGTTGTTACATTTAATTTATAACTTTTAACAAACACCGTAGGGTTATTTTTTTTGGTAAACATCCGGCAGTTATGACGCTTATATCAGTAGGAAGTGCTAAGTTGCTAGTTTGCATTGATGGATGGGTACATTTTCAAAGGAAGACTCTTAAAAGCAATTCATTCactatacatatatatttataaaagtaATGATAGctgtttgatttaatttgtgACGTTTGCCAATCTAATTActgtactttgacttttagGAACTGACGTTTTTGACAAAACAAGAAATTCTTCTGTGAGTAAGAGACAGCGAACCAACGATACAGACTTTGGCATTTTGAAACAGAGTTCTGTAAATCAAACACAGCATGTCGGAGCATTTACaaagcttttttcttgtttttagcGCACACAAAAGATTCACTGAACTGCTCACGAAAGAAGAGAAGGATCTTCCAAATACCAGAGTACCAATGGACAGGATTCTGACTCTGCCAGAGCTCAAGGTGAAAATATATTTCTTAACAAAGCAGAAACGTATGGGGGTATGAAAAGTATTTGTTTTTCGGTTTACAAGACACTAGAACTTTCTGTGCTTTGTATTGAGGAAGTGCCACTAGTACTGATAAACTGAATTGACCCTTGCACCTTTCTCTTCACAGTCCAACCCTTTCAGGAAACGAATCTGCCATGTATTCTCCACATCTGAGCAGAAAGATGGAAGCCTCACATTTGAGGACTTCCTGGACCTTTTGAGTGCCTTTAGTGACTCTGCAACCCTGGAAATCAAATCCCACTATGCATTCCGTATATTTGGtgagcagtattttttttatgaaggGACTGAAATCAGTGCAAGGGATTGCAATGTGTGTAGCATGCTTTATAATTTTTACAGACTTTGACGATGATGGAACTCTTGATTGTGGGGATTTGGAGAAGCTGGTCAACTGCTTGACTGGTGAGACTGATGAAACAAGACTGACTACTGAGGAAATGAGGCAGCTCATTGGCAATGTGAGTTGACTCAGGCTTTCCATATTTAAAATACTAAGGTGACTTCATAACTATAGCACATCATGGTCACACGTTCATCAATTGTTTTCTTTCCATGATTTTTAGATTCTCGAAGAATCAGACATTGACAAAGATGGAACTGTTAACCTCTCAGAGTTTCAGCATGTCATCTCCAGATCACCCGATTTTGTCAGGTGATTaaaatttcatcatttttcatcacttataTGAAGTTAACTAATAAACATTTATTCTAACTACTTCTGTTATATTTTGGTTTTCCACAGTTCTTTTAAGATTGTGCTGTGAAGACCTAACAGGATGTGGAGACCcaccactttttaaatcttatgGTGTTTAATTGCAAGTAGAACAATTTTAGATGTTTGCCTTAaattatatttacatttactgCCTCACCGTTTTTATGTACTGTTTGTGAAATATAtgaactgttattttttaatttcttaaaagacaattaaaatgcatctaaaactaccaatttaacaagttttctttttttttttgtaacaaaagaatgaaaaactTCCTATTTGtacaaaataaatttaattcaaAGCATTCTATTTGTTGACATAATTTACACTTCCAGATATTTTGTCCAAAGTCCACGGGCTAATAATTTTAGGTGCAAGCTCCTTCTTCCTCCTTGACAACAGCAGCAAAAGTGTTCCACTCCCCACACACAACATCAGTCACATGCATGTGCTGCTCCCTGAAGAACTCCACGTGCTGCGGCTCATCAACACTAACTAAATGCTGAAGTCCAAGTTGGCCGTAGTCgcctgaaataaaaatgaagtaaaGATAGAACATGCTAAAGATGCTTCTAATTTGCAGCAGTATCTTTTTGTCAGTGTAGctccaaattaaattaaacttaCCCCAGCCCCATGTGTAGAGGTCACCGTTGGCTGATGAATGAAAAGAGATGATTAACAGACATTGATTTGCCAAGAAATATGTATTGATTGTCAAATGAGGTTTCTTACTTGTCACAGCAGCTGTATGTCGACAGCCACAGCTGACTTTCCTTATTTCACATGATGGAGTGACATCCAGCAGAGCTGGGAACGCCTGGATCGATATGAATACCTCATCATGTTTCTCTTCCTCTTGCAAATCTTCAGCAGAAGGTGGGTTGGCAACTTGGCATAGAGCTCCAGATTCTGGGTATTCAATATTTAAATGCTTAGGACAACATATTTTATCAATGTAGGAGGCTTATATGAGCAGTacacaacaaaataaacagttgaACAGATTGTGCATCTGTCCAAGTTTGCATGTACAATACACTGGTGACAGAGAGGTGCATTGAGTGGCTATATGTGCATCACATaaaatttaaagacaacagcATAAAAAGAGGTATGCCAGCACAATCGCTCAAAAAACGTTTAGTAAACAACAGCATTTCAACCAGAGGATTTGTTCAGGCTAAACCTAAATGTTGCACTGAGCAAGTGGGCAGTCATACCTTACCTTTTCAGCTTCAAGTATAAACAATAAATCTCAAAATATGTAAACAATGATGTGTTCTTTGAGACAAATACACTGAATCAACAAGCTGAACGACATTAGTCATCTGTTGTTCTGAGTTCACAAACTGGAAGCATACCTTACAGATACAACTGAGATGTTTATACTGAAACTTACATTTTTAGGAGTTTTATGCcctattttatatttcattaacATGTTTGTTTAGAAAACATATTTACCAGCTTGATGGCTCATTTTCTGCAACTGAGTTTTTCTTAAACCTTGTGATGGAAGTCCAAGCTGGCCGCTTTCATTCCAGCCCCACACATAAAGGTCACCTCcatcttaaaaaaaggaaaataagacattttcaAAAGTCAAGATCATGTTATAAACCGTTCTAACATCCTGTAGGACACGTACCACTGATGCAAACAGAGTGCCAGCCTCCTGAAGCTATACTGCTCATGGGCATCCCCCAGAGAGCCTCCACTGCCCTGGGCTCCTCCTCAGAGGTAAGACATCCATGCCCCAGCTGTCCATGGCTGCCAATTTAACAAATCCACAAGAAAAAATACCAAGGAATGCATGAAGCTCTTGTAGCCTGCGTTCCTGATAAAAGAGGATGAGGATGAGTATGAGGTCTACCTGCCCAGTCCCCACGTGTATACAGCTCCAGAGGCAGTGAGGAGGATGGCATGCTCTGCACTCAGTGACAGACTCTTGGCTTTTAGATGAGGTGATAGGGTATGGTAGAAAGGTGGTTTCATGGCTATGTAACCCCCAGGCACCAATGGGAGAGTCAAAGGTTCTGGAAAGCAGCAATAGGTGGACAGTTTAGCCAGTTAACACGACACACAAAGCAGCTGCCAAATGCTTCTTAAgacattttatgctattttgtATCTCACTGGTAATATTCCTCGTataagttaaaaatataaaacaggaGGATTACCAGAGGTCTCAGAGGGTGATTTGGTGTCCATGCTCCATGCTGGGgtcttctctccctccctctgcagATCCCAGGACTCAACTCTGTCCGGGAAAGTGAGGGTCAGGTACGATTCACTGATGAAGGCATCTGAACAGCCACGACTGTTTTTAACACAGGAGTCATTGGAGAGGACTGCACCGAAACCTGCCAAACTCACACAGCTGTTTCctaacagaataaaaataatatacaaGTCGATCATTATATAAAAGCTCTGACTTCATACACGTAATAATACTGTCAAACTATAGCTGTTAAGATTACCTCACCACTGATAGACTTACCACTCAAATGTAAAGATACTCTTCGACTCCAGCTGGCTTTAATCTGAACCACAGGTTTTAAGCAGCAGTCAGTGTTCGTAGTTAGCTCTTTCGGGCTACTCACTTTAACGTACTTCACAGGGTCGCTACGCTCTTCTTTACTTGAGTTTTCATGGTTGAATATCTGCCCAAACGCGTTGAAGCCAAAGCCAAACCACCGCATTGGAAAATCTTTAGCTTCTTCTAGCTACTCATTGAAAGGCACGTAAACACATATTTAAGCATTGTTGTTAGCAACTAGGCGTACTGCGCATGCGCTCTCACGTAGCAGAAACCACAGCAGGGAGAGAAACTTAAATTCAGGagcagttttattttactaCCCATATGTTCAGTCAGTAAAAGTCAACAATAACCAGCCATAAAGGCATCACACTCGAAAGTGCCGTGGAGTGATAATGACAATGTTACTGGCATGAAATACAGCAGACAGGTATAAAAGGGTATGATtgtgtgtttgctttgtttctttttaaagttcATTATATTTGAAAAGAACGAATATTAAAGTGGATACACTTTTACATTTGAATATAAAGACAATGTGGAATGATAATTATGGTTATATTTTGTGTCCgcataataaaaaatgacagcATGCCAATCTTCAGTGAAGAATATAAAATGCTAGTTTGGTCTCAGTAGAAAGTAATTATaacaaagataaataaaaccCATGTAAAAGCATTGTGAAA
The sequence above is a segment of the Cheilinus undulatus linkage group 9, ASM1832078v1, whole genome shotgun sequence genome. Coding sequences within it:
- the LOC121515009 gene encoding RCC1 domain-containing protein 1-like codes for the protein MRWFGFGFNAFGQIFNHENSSKEERSDPVKYVKVSSPKELTTNTDCCLKPVVQIKASWSRRVSLHLSGNSCVSLAGFGAVLSNDSCVKNSRGCSDAFISESYLTLTFPDRVESWDLQREGEKTPAWSMDTKSPSETSEPLTLPLVPGGYIAMKPPFYHTLSPHLKAKSLSLSAEHAILLTASGAVYTWGLGSHGQLGHGCLTSEEEPRAVEALWGMPMSSIASGGWHSVCISDGGDLYVWGWNESGQLGLPSQGLRKTQLQKMSHQAESGALCQVANPPSAEDLQEEEKHDEVFISIQAFPALLDVTPSCEIRKVSCGCRHTAAVTTNGDLYTWGWGDYGQLGLQHLVSVDEPQHVEFFREQHMHVTDVVCGEWNTFAAVVKEEEGACT
- the LOC121515010 gene encoding calcium and integrin-binding protein 1-like, which produces MGTTASQLGKDLLSEYQELTFLTKQEILLAHKRFTELLTKEEKDLPNTRVPMDRILTLPELKSNPFRKRICHVFSTSEQKDGSLTFEDFLDLLSAFSDSATLEIKSHYAFRIFDFDDDGTLDCGDLEKLVNCLTGETDETRLTTEEMRQLIGNILEESDIDKDGTVNLSEFQHVISRSPDFVSSFKIVL